Proteins found in one Crassostrea angulata isolate pt1a10 chromosome 3, ASM2561291v2, whole genome shotgun sequence genomic segment:
- the LOC128178558 gene encoding (R)-specific enoyl-CoA hydratase-like, protein MNASGFNAISKLFSEYVVTRQCMKCASRRYSSLSVGDKAALSKTFTKDDVETFAKISMDNNPLHTDPDFAKTTIFGKCIVHGVLINGLISAVCSTKLPGPGAVYISQEMKFLAPAFVDESITAEVEVLEIRKSIMKCSTTAIRTGNKEVLVKGEAKLLIPKVT, encoded by the exons ATGAATGCAAGTGGATTTAACGCGATCTCCAAACTATTCTCTGAGTACGTCGTCACAAGACAATGTATGAAATGTGCATCAAGGAGATATTCTTCGTTAAGTGTTGGAGACAAAGCGGCGTTGtcaaaaacttttacaaaagaCGATGTAGAAACTTTTGCAAAAATCAGCATGGACAACAACCCTTTGCACACCGATCCCGACTTTGCAAAAACAACGATATTTGGGAAATGTATCGTTCACGGCGTGCTTATCAATGG ACTAATCTCAGCTGTATGTTCCACAAAACTCCCAGGACCCGGTGCTGTTTACAtttctcaagaaatgaaattcCTCGCTCCAG CGTTCGTAGACGAATCAATCACAGCGGAAGTAGAGGTATTGGAGATCCGGAAGTCCATCATGAAGTGTTCTACCACTGCCATCCGGACCGGAAATAAAGAA gtCTTGGTGAAGGGCGAAGCCAAATTATTAATACCCAAAGTAACCTAA
- the LOC128178557 gene encoding isthmin-1-like isoform X1: protein MGSLDVTSGVVGLPRRSENDHPDVSENLHTENPRSDKNKNRFLLIMEKVNMVFLIVLVCYLSWTIPATFGLFDPPSAASSSTILQNDNTSLLNQTDSLIVDKSIADKVIQGFFDFNNDSKSSSFPPKHSKKWKAARRRRLKKKKNSSKRRLRKKNKQRRKNKSLKRRKGRILHKLKPITIRQIIEMVAQEALTKTSGSYNYNQLEAEILGTKFPTKSSQVSSTESSVKLQIDVASSNEWSPWNPCSVTCGMGQQERSRDCGSACREMETQACYGKPCYDDGIRKKKKFSWEYQNIIPDSTLRPKDFINPEKDVCKRWMSCNKDTIASYLKRAALPSCPCLYPLHLNYNPKVWDPQTKQHFNWLEVDLKSEGLYAYKPSAKFCIRSKLYKGVQTLASQMCCYDNEFKLITRGKGAGTPNLISPEMSPELHHKLDINPWIICKGDWSRYNQILPPDNEQNCSTNPDDNVILQQRIDSENY from the exons ATGGGATCCTTGGATGTAACGTCTGGCGTAGTTGGCCTACCCAGGCGCTCTGAGAATGATCACCCAGACGTCAGTGAAAATCTTCACACGGAAAATCCAAGGAGTGACAAGAACAAAAACAGGTTCCTACTGATCATGGAGAAAGTGAATATGGTGTTTTTGATTGTGTTGGTCTGTTATCTCTCGTGGACGATTCCCGCCACTTTTGGTCTGTTTGATCCGCCAAGTGCAGCTTCATCATCAACAATACTCCAGAATGATAATACATCATTGCTGAATCAAACAGACAGCTTAATT GTAGATAAAAGTATTGCAGACAAAGTCATTCAAGGTTTCTTTGACTTTAACAATGACTCCAAGTCGTCATCATTCCCGCCAAAACATTCCAAGAAATGGAAGGCAGCGAGACGCAGACGGctaaagaagaagaagaattcAAGCAAGAGGCGCTTAAGGAAGAAGAATAAACAGAGGAGGAAGAACAAATCGCTGAAGAGAAGAAAGGGGCggattttacataaattaaaacCAATAACGATTCGTCAGATCATAGAAATGGTGGCACAAGAAGCCTTGACGAAAACATCCGGGTCCTACAATTATAACCAACTCGAGGCCGAAATACTTGGTACCAAATTCCCAACCAAGTCATCACAAGTGTCTAGCACAGAATCGtctgtcaaactacagatcgaTG TAGCTAGCTCAAACGAATGGTCACCTTGGAATCCATGTTCAGTTACTTGTGGAATGGGGCAACAGGAGAGGTCACGTGACTGCGGTTCAGCTTGCCGCGAGATGGAGACACAGGCCTGCTATGGTAAACCTTGTTATG ATGATGGcattagaaaaaagaaaaagttttctTGGGAATACCAAAATATCATTCCCGACTCGACGCTAAGACCGAAGGATTTCATCAATCCTG AAAAAGATGTCTGTAAAAGATGGATGTCTTGCAATAAAGATACGATAGCCTCATATTTGAAGCGTGCCGCCCTACCAAGTTGTCCATGCTTGTATCCATTACATTTGAACTATAACCCCAAAGTCTGGGACCCACAGACAAAACAACACTTTAATTGGTTGGAAGTTGATTTGAAGTCCGAGGGTCTTTATGCATACAAACCCAGCGCCAAATTTTGCATCCGGTCAAAACTGTACAAAGGCGTTCAAACGCTAGCCTCGCAGATGTGTTGCTATGACAACGAATTCAAATTGATTACAAGGGGAAAAGGGGCTGGAACCCCTAATCTCATTAGCCCTGAAATGTCTCCCGAACTGCATCACAAACTAGACATAAATCCGTGGATCATTTGCAAGGGCGATTGGTCAAG ATACAATCAAATTCTACCTCCAGATAACGAACAAAATTGTTCTACTAATCCGGACGATAACGTCATTCTGCAGCAGAGAATCGACAGCGAAAATTACTGA
- the LOC128178557 gene encoding isthmin-1-like isoform X2 has product MGSLDVTSGVVGLPRRSENDHPDVSENLHTENPRSDKNKNRFLLIMEKVNMVFLIVLVCYLSWTIPATFGLFDPPSAASSSTILQNDNTSLLNQTDSLIVDKSIADKVIQGFFDFNNDSKSSSFPPKHSKKWKAARRRRLKKKKNSSKRRLRKKNKQRRKNKSLKRRKGRILHKLKPITIRQIIEMVAQEALTKTSGSYNYNQLEAEILGTKFPTKSSQVSSTESSVKLQIDASSNEWSPWNPCSVTCGMGQQERSRDCGSACREMETQACYGKPCYDDGIRKKKKFSWEYQNIIPDSTLRPKDFINPEKDVCKRWMSCNKDTIASYLKRAALPSCPCLYPLHLNYNPKVWDPQTKQHFNWLEVDLKSEGLYAYKPSAKFCIRSKLYKGVQTLASQMCCYDNEFKLITRGKGAGTPNLISPEMSPELHHKLDINPWIICKGDWSRYNQILPPDNEQNCSTNPDDNVILQQRIDSENY; this is encoded by the exons ATGGGATCCTTGGATGTAACGTCTGGCGTAGTTGGCCTACCCAGGCGCTCTGAGAATGATCACCCAGACGTCAGTGAAAATCTTCACACGGAAAATCCAAGGAGTGACAAGAACAAAAACAGGTTCCTACTGATCATGGAGAAAGTGAATATGGTGTTTTTGATTGTGTTGGTCTGTTATCTCTCGTGGACGATTCCCGCCACTTTTGGTCTGTTTGATCCGCCAAGTGCAGCTTCATCATCAACAATACTCCAGAATGATAATACATCATTGCTGAATCAAACAGACAGCTTAATT GTAGATAAAAGTATTGCAGACAAAGTCATTCAAGGTTTCTTTGACTTTAACAATGACTCCAAGTCGTCATCATTCCCGCCAAAACATTCCAAGAAATGGAAGGCAGCGAGACGCAGACGGctaaagaagaagaagaattcAAGCAAGAGGCGCTTAAGGAAGAAGAATAAACAGAGGAGGAAGAACAAATCGCTGAAGAGAAGAAAGGGGCggattttacataaattaaaacCAATAACGATTCGTCAGATCATAGAAATGGTGGCACAAGAAGCCTTGACGAAAACATCCGGGTCCTACAATTATAACCAACTCGAGGCCGAAATACTTGGTACCAAATTCCCAACCAAGTCATCACAAGTGTCTAGCACAGAATCGtctgtcaaactacagatcgaTG CTAGCTCAAACGAATGGTCACCTTGGAATCCATGTTCAGTTACTTGTGGAATGGGGCAACAGGAGAGGTCACGTGACTGCGGTTCAGCTTGCCGCGAGATGGAGACACAGGCCTGCTATGGTAAACCTTGTTATG ATGATGGcattagaaaaaagaaaaagttttctTGGGAATACCAAAATATCATTCCCGACTCGACGCTAAGACCGAAGGATTTCATCAATCCTG AAAAAGATGTCTGTAAAAGATGGATGTCTTGCAATAAAGATACGATAGCCTCATATTTGAAGCGTGCCGCCCTACCAAGTTGTCCATGCTTGTATCCATTACATTTGAACTATAACCCCAAAGTCTGGGACCCACAGACAAAACAACACTTTAATTGGTTGGAAGTTGATTTGAAGTCCGAGGGTCTTTATGCATACAAACCCAGCGCCAAATTTTGCATCCGGTCAAAACTGTACAAAGGCGTTCAAACGCTAGCCTCGCAGATGTGTTGCTATGACAACGAATTCAAATTGATTACAAGGGGAAAAGGGGCTGGAACCCCTAATCTCATTAGCCCTGAAATGTCTCCCGAACTGCATCACAAACTAGACATAAATCCGTGGATCATTTGCAAGGGCGATTGGTCAAG ATACAATCAAATTCTACCTCCAGATAACGAACAAAATTGTTCTACTAATCCGGACGATAACGTCATTCTGCAGCAGAGAATCGACAGCGAAAATTACTGA